The genomic segment TAGTTGAACTGAGGTTAGCATCTTCATTTTCTCCGTACGCCTCTGGTACATCCCTCACTACTTTATTAGCAATAATTTTTAGGACTTCTCCTGAAACAGGAACTCCTTCAGCATCTTCTTCAGTCGGTGGAGAACAGGAAGCCGTGCTTTCAGTTTCCAGCATCTTCATGGTATCTACATAGAGAGATTTTTCCACAGCTGGTTCTCCTGCAGCTGATTCCTCTGAACTGCCTTGATCAGCCAATAGTTCCTGAAAGGTTTTGGCATTAATCCTTGTATGGTTTGTTTCTTCAGGAACCCCAGTAacttcttgttcttcaataaaCGAAAAAGGTGCATGAAGACTTGTTGATGCATTATGGTTCTCTACTTGAAAATGTTCATATCCCGAATTAGTCTCATTCACCTCAAGTTCAGATGTTTGGATTGTATCCATTGATTTAAGGTCAGAATAATCAGGCTTGGACtgctcaaaaaaaataatattgaatgGGTCAAATTTGCATCAAAATCTTGGCATAAGCCATAGCACGCATGAAGGTCGATGATATGAAACTAAAGTTAATACCTCGTTCTCAGTCTCGCCATAAGATCCCGCTGAAGAAGCTCGATTAAGAGTTGTGTTAGCAGCATGTATTGGAACTCGGGTTCTCATACTCATTGCAGGTACTGCATTTAAAACGCCCAGTGAACTTCTTGAGCAAAACCGGGGTAGCAGACCACAAACTCCTGGAAATTTTTTATGCTGATTACAGTCGTCATCGCTGTCCtcttcttgttcttgttctgTTTCATGGCAATATGAATATCGCTTTGCAAAACTAGGCCCATAGCGAAGCAAAAGCTTACCACTGCCAACTATTTTCTTAGATTGTTGGAGTTGTTCTCTGGTGATAGATTCCTTTTGGGATGCACACTGTGGTGTCTCAGAAGCCATTGCCTTTGCAGCGGGGAGAAACCTATCCATCATGAACTCCAGAGATTTTGGGTCGGTCAAAAAACTTTCAGGTTGTTCGgtatctaaatcatcaaatccacTTAAACCACTCACACTACAATTGATGAAAAAGGATTCGGTTCTTGAAAGTGTATCAGGCGCATCAACATAATCTTCATCACTATCCCCTGACTCAGAATGCATCCCCTTCTCTGTAATCTCGTCATATCTCtcaaaattcttgaaattttcaCCGCCATGCAGCCCACTCTGGGAATCACCTGCAAATGTTACTATTAGACTTGAATTTTCCTCTGGAATAATTTGACGTGAATGCTGCTGGATAGCTTGTGGACATCTTCCCGGAGGAAGCTTAGGGGCAATTGGAGGTCTATGGTGGTTTCGAGTTTCTTGCTTGGACACTTCCTTTGGTTGTCCAGGGGTCCGTTCCCATTGAAAAGGCACTGCTCCAGGATTTCTAATTGGGCCAGATTTCAGTTCTGATCGGTAAGAAGGAAGATGAGGTCTAACAGGTACAGAATTGCCTGTTTTACCTTTGTCATCCTTTTGAGAGGTCACTGCTGGCGAATTTCGTCTCACTGATAGAAATGGTCGGTTGAAATTCAGTTTATTGTCCTCCATCCGCTAAACCAGCAACACCAACTTGCTCTATCTGTCAATATCACCGCCAGTTTGTGATTGGCTCCTTTATTCAAGACCAGGGAGCAATTGATTGGCTCGAAAAACAACTCGTTATAGAAGTTCCACCATCTCTAGCCCGCTCAATGTTCTGCTACAGCTATGGAAGAACATATGAGAAGATTCAGAGCTATCATAGCATATGGCTCTATATAATTTCCTCTGTAAAGTTTATATACATgtccttatatatatatatgcattccCAAACTCATCTACAGAATTCAACACACATGGTTAGAATCCCCATTCCCCCCATAAGCACCTGAAAAAATTCTTGATAGTTGCGCATGCTTAGAAAAATAACCCACATTTTAACCTCAAGATGGCGACATAATTCTACAAACGAGGCATAGATATTGACTGATGACTCTTATAGACGAAAATGAAATTTGATGAAGCCGAAAACAAGAAAAAACCATATGCCCTGATTTTTATACATATCTGATTAACGCTATAAGAATTTGAAGCAGACAAGCTAAGAAAAGCTGAAAGTTAAGCTCACTTGACAGGAGATAAAGAATTCACAATGAGCATCAGAGGCACTCCAAGAACACAGAAATCATAACTTAAAAGAAAATCTCCATATAAAATGAAGctaaaattaaccttatcaatACATTTTAACACTTGCAACTCCTCCCAGTTTTTCCCACTTCGAGGCTGATATATTTCTGGGTTCAAATTTATTGCGGCAACAACCAACacaccaaaaattaattcatggAAATATATGTCTACAATTAATGATCatacatcataaaaaaaattaaacccaTTAAGATTTCTGCAGAAAATTTTATGAGATAGATGGTACCTTTGGAAACAGTGAGAATCCTGAAAAGCAATTTTTGGTTCACTCTGTTCAATTTATTGAGAAGAACATTATATAACAGATGCTGATGGGATCACATTTATTGCTGATGAAAGCTGTAAAACAGCAATAAAAGGAAAGATCTGATTACCATCcttataatatgatttttattggaATTGATTATTAAGCTGGACAGAGAGGCTCAGCATGTGCAAAGCAAAAACACATGGTAATGGGTTATACATACATCTTAGCGTACGAAATTTAAATTCTTGTTTTGGTTATGAaatttattacattaatttcTTAGTTTAGTATAATGTTATTTTGACTTTACCTCTGGCCATCCATCCATATTGGGATCATGTGATCACATTTTAATtaatcaacaatataatatgATTGTTAAGGGGATGACCAAAAAAGTCATCTTTACACATGCAACATCATTGAACTTTCATGAAACTTCAGAATTCTTGGAAACTGAAAATTAATTTTGGACCATTGTGGATTCATGATTAGTTGGGGATTTGGGATTTTACTATATTTTGGTAACCGTGCATTAATTACTCAATAAGAAAAATAGAGACACtgacttattttttaaaaaaaattatttcttagaaatccatgtttttttttttaataaagaaaCGTATGTTTCTTGAAAACAAATGAAAGCAGCTCTCTtgctttttccttttcttttaactCTGATGTAACTCGTTTTTTTATCATCTTTCGGTCGTATATTTTATAGACTTTCGAACTAATACAATATTTTACAAACTacgttaatcaaataaattgtaTTCAGAAAACCATATACGACAGGCTTATGCGATAAGATGAAGTCGACACTATCTTGTTATTTTTTAAGACCATTGGTAAAGGATTTTAAGTGAGCGTGACTTGAGCTACAAGCAGAGACGGAGCTTTGGTGTGTATGGTCGTGTCcctcgattttttatttttattgagtaaggtaccgtttggttcatggtatgagatatatagtatgagtataagtaatattttgtaataataaaataaatataaaattataattaatatagtgtttgatttaattgatttgattgattaaatttgagataatatgatattactaTTTTGTcattgttgaaaatattaatagaatattaataatattatttattaagggtaatatcgtaattttatattattgatttgattgatgtgagataaattattacgaatttgattgatgtgaaataaataataataatttgattgatcgagATAAATAATACTTGTACAAAACAAGTAATATGATATGACTATTTATATTAGTATTAGAAGTACTTGAACCAAACGGTACCTAAGGTGCTAAATGTAATATTTTACTTTCACTTTTCTCCCTTTAAAATTTGCAACTGCTcctctaaaatttttaatttttttcccgtCCTCTCAACTCCATTTTTTTGGCTCTGTTCTTGGCTACAAGTATGTGTCATGTTGCTACAAAATTCAAattgagtatgtctcttgtaagATGGTCTCATGGATTTTTACTCGTGAGACGTGTCAACtatatctatatttacaataaaatgtaataattgAGCATAAAATGTCATATTTTTCATAGGTGACCTATACATAATATTTATCTCGCAAAATTGACTCGTATGATCGTCTCACGTAAATTTTTGTGTTTCAAATTATAGATATTGATATTGTAGTAAGGTATCTACTTGTTCCGTAAAAGTGTATAACTCAATACAAATTACAAATTCATATATTATCcaagcaaaagaaaaaaaaacttacgACTTTATCTAAGAGGACCACTATGAGTTGTTTTTGCAACGCTGTACCCCAAACCTCAAGCAACCCACTTAAGTTTTAAACTTTATGCCTGTCTTAAAGGCTATGTCCTATTAAAATTTGTGGGACGATCTTTCATCTTTACGAAGGTGGGTTCATTTTAATTTCCAATTGAGTTATTTAAGTAGTTTTTgtaaatgtttaattttataaatttgaaaaattcataatatttttttaaagaatttacaaatatcattttagttttattggGTTACTGAAAGTTCATGTAAAGAAATCTAGAGTAGGTTTAGATAGGAAGGAGTCtccaaatttgaaatattaatcatatttaaattcatatattatattcaaGAATCTCACTTATGATCAACGTGGGCATAAATATAAAttctaatattatttaatagtAATTACTAAAAGGAAAACTTGttatctaataataataataatgatgatgataataataataatctctgTGTCCCAATTATATAAGCACACATATTAATAAATTCATTACAAAAGgcaattatataaataaatgtcCAATTTTATTCTTATGTACGAGTGTTTAGATGTATAAATACAAATATTGTTAAAAGTAGCTAATTATTTAATgaccataaaaataaattaaattaaatttctcaccACTTAAAAAGTATTAAAACCAAAAAATTCCGGATTTTGAAGTTGGATGTAGTCAGGTCCACGAAAGAAAGTTAAAGGACTCTCTATTGAAATGGGCATGTGAcccgtttatttatttttttccagaGTGATTTCCTAACTTTAACGGCTAATCTAAATAATTTTGTCAAGGATTTCAATTATATTTCATGATCCAATGGTAAAGCACAACCGGAAAGTCCAGCTTATTCATGTCAATAAACGCAAGCTCAAGCACAGACCGCTCGGAGAGTTTATTGTCAATACCGTAAACAGACAAAAAACATCATCAACGAATGCATGCGTTGAGTTTGCATCAATCAGAAATCCGGCGCATATTAATATGCGCCTCGAAACGGCAGCACGAGTCTGGCCTCATCTCCGTGCTCGTATCATTCTCTGGTGCAGGATAGTAGTCCTCTCTCAATTGGACATCTCTTAGATCCGGTATCCTTAGCAAAAACATCATGAAGTGCTCGTGAGCAGTCCCATGTATGAAAAGTTTCCTGAGCCCGACACATTCTTGCAGCAATCCGGCTGCCGGAAGAGATAAGCTCTTCTGGTTAACATCCCTGTCCTGTGGAGGCCAGTAATCCAGCTCAGTTAGACCCAAATCGCCTATACAGAACAAATAAAACCGTTCCCATAGGCTCAAATCCATCTGCCCAGAAGGTGCGGTGTGGGCATAGCCGATGGTGTCGCCGCAGTCTAAATGCATCCTTTTCAGGCTGGGATAGTTCGTTAGAATGCTCAACCCAAATTCACGTTCAGATGGCCTTGATAACTCCCTGCAATCTCCTTCAACCTTGATTCGAATCTCCTCCAACTTTGGACAGTTTTCAAGTCCTGCAGACGATAGAGGAGTCAAAAGCTGGCCTACTTCGATCCACAGAGATAGATATTGAAGTCTGTCCCATGTTTTCTCCACGAACCCATTCCCATGTGTGAAGCCATTATCGTTAAGATCAAATCCTACATAACCAGAATTGAGATTGGACGAGTTCATAAAGGCATTGCTTGAATGTCCACCAGGGGAATTTGATGCTTCCACTTGCTCAAAAACATTGAGATTCAAACCACCATTGACCCCATCAAGATCCTCGAGCTCTTCGGCACAATCCCAGATGCAATCGATGTGAAGCCTCATGATTCGATCCTGAATTGGCTCCAACGCTTTCAAAGACGATGCTGCACCAAGATCTTGCAACAGGAGATTCTGACATTGACTAAGGTCTGACGAAGTAAAGAAACAAAAGTCCTCCTCCCCCGTGTGGTTATTTTCTTGCAACCTTGAACCTCAAACTTTGCCAACCTACAACACCCTCTGGCAATTGCAATCAATCCCATGTCAGTCAAATTTTCCCACATTCCTAATGGACAGTGACTCAAGCTTTTGGCAGAGGGCTACGCCATCGAACTTGGACTCAATTGGCATCGAAATCCCATGAAATAGCCCCAATTTAAGGGACCTCAAGTTTCGGCATTTCGAGTCGAGAACCTCCAGAGCTGGACCACTGTCTCGGACATTATTACAAACATCTAAAGCTAGTTCTACTAACAATGGAAGCCTTGAAAATACCTCGATCAAAGTGGCCGCATCAATCTTCGCGTCCTCTCGGGTGAATCCATCGTCGCGGAGTGTGAGGGAAGCACGTGTGGCGCGCTCTAAAAAGGTACCAATTGTGGCAGACGATCGAGGCAGAGTTGCGGCAGCGAACATCAGACACGGCGGCGATTATGTTAGACAGAATGACGTCTGGGAGGTCATTTATTGTCGTGCTGAAAGCCGCCGCCATACGTGCTGAATCCATATCTGCGTGTATGTCTTAGATGGACTGATGGATGAGCATGAGAGTTCTTCAATCACACACAGTTGCTTTtgacatttttaattaatttcattaatttattagacacaGTGTAAATCATCccattgtttattattattatttttttcatttatttatttttttaaaagtaaaatccattcaatattcaataaatcAAGACTCGAACCTAGAAGGTAAAATACAATTACTCCACTCAAAGTGAGAATTCGAAAGAAGAGCTTCACGGGCAAAAGATGTGCAGCTCCATTCGCCCATCTTTTCATATGGTGAAAAGATACAAACACTAGTGATTTGAGTAATGCTTGCACTTCCAAAGCAATCGTTCATCAGGTCCACAATCCTCTTAAGGCTTGGTTGCTGCTTGAATCACCGG from the Primulina huaijiensis isolate GDHJ02 unplaced genomic scaffold, ASM1229523v2 scaffold25037, whole genome shotgun sequence genome contains:
- the LOC140967382 gene encoding uncharacterized protein isoform X1, which produces MEDNKLNFNRPFLSVRRNSPAVTSQKDDKGKTGNSVPVRPHLPSYRSELKSGPIRNPGAVPFQWERTPGQPKEVSKQETRNHHRPPIAPKLPPGRCPQAIQQHSRQIIPEENSSLIVTFAGDSQSGLHGGENFKNFERYDEITEKGMHSESGDSDEDYVDAPDTLSRTESFFINCSVSGLSGFDDLDTEQPESFLTDPKSLEFMMDRFLPAAKAMASETPQCASQKESITREQLQQSKKIVGSGKLLLRYGPSFAKRYSYCHETEQEQEEDSDDDCNQHKKFPGVCGLLPRFCSRSSLGVLNAVPAMSMRTRVPIHAANTTLNRASSAGSYGETENESKPDYSDLKSMDTIQTSELEVNETNSGYEHFQVENHNASTSLHAPFSFIEEQEVTGVPEETNHTRINAKTFQELLADQGSSEESAAGEPAVEKSLYVDTMKMLETESTASCSPPTEEDAEGVPVSGEVLKIIANKVVRDVPEAYGENEDANLSSTMIKNLKVLDKDPSESQPPKANALENETHPNHSRLPVPPSLPKSPSDSWLGRTLPSISVKKSYLHSSFGVATNPKNHDPNAPKGNITWETFVKSTKVRQHHSCHSKELLTPIPEG
- the LOC140967382 gene encoding uncharacterized protein isoform X2; this translates as MEDNKLNFNRPFLSVRRNSPAVTSQKDDKGKTGNSVPVRPHLPSYRSELKSGPIRNPGAVPFQWERTPGQPKEVSKQETRNHHRPPIAPKLPPGRCPQAIQQHSRQIIPEENSSLIVTFAGDSQSGLHGGENFKNFERYDEITEKGMHSESGDSDEDYVDAPDTLSRTESFFINCSVSGLSGFDDLDTEQPESFLTDPKSLEFMMDRFLPAAKAMASETPQCASQKESITREQLQQSKKIVGSGKLLLRYGPSFAKRYSYCHETEQEQEEDSDDDCNQHKKFPGVCGLLPRFCSRSSLGVLNAVPAMSMRTRVPIHAANTTLNRASSAGSYGETENESKPDYSDLKSMDTIQTSELEVNETNSGYEHFQVENHNASTSLHAPFSFIEEQEVTGVPEETNHTRINAKTFQELLADQGSSEESAAGEPAVEKSLYVDTMKMLETESTASCSPPTEEDAEGVPVSGEVLKIIANKVVRDVPEAYGENEDANLSSTMIKNLKVLDKDPSESQPPKANALENETHPNHSRLPVPPSLPKSPSDSWLGRTLPSISVKKSYLHSSFGVATNPKNHDPNAPKGNITWETFVKSTKELLTPIPEG